The region ATAGCCTGTTTTATTAGATTTGTCAAGAGAAATTTAGAAATGGTGTGCCGGGCTTTATTTTACTTCCTAAAAATGATATATTGTTCTGTGTAAACCATGTATAAAATTTCCAAAGTACCCTATTTGAACAAAAAATCACTCATAAAACCAAGAAAGAAAGTAGGCATAATCCCAAAAGCCCTAATTACAATTGGCAGCATCTCCCTCGTTGCAATAATCGGTTTAATCGATTACAAAACCGGCGAAGAAATAAACATCTCTGTATTCTATATTCTACCGATATTTCTGGTTTCCTGGTATGTCCACCGTTGGGCCAGTATTGCGGTTGCGATCCTGGGAGCGTCCGCGTTTTTTATGGCTGACTATATACTCTACCATCCTTATTCAATGCCTTATATTCCTTTTTTTAACAGTTCCGGAATCCTGGTTTTCTTTTTAATTACATCATACGCGCTGTCTGCCTTAAGAAAAGCATATTTTTTAGAACATGAATTAGCAAGAACCGACCATCTTACGGATATCGCAAACGGCAGGTATTTTGTGGAAATAATTTCCAAGGAAATAGAACGCATGGAGCGCTACAAACATTCTTTAAGCCTGGCTTACATGGACATAGACAATTTTAAAAACATAAATGACAACTATGGGCATAATATGGGAGACATAGTACTCAGTTCAATCGCGCTGGCCATGAAAGAATCAA is a window of Elusimicrobiota bacterium DNA encoding:
- a CDS encoding diguanylate cyclase — its product is MYKISKVPYLNKKSLIKPRKKVGIIPKALITIGSISLVAIIGLIDYKTGEEINISVFYILPIFLVSWYVHRWASIAVAILGASAFFMADYILYHPYSMPYIPFFNSSGILVFFLITSYALSALRKAYFLEHELARTDHLTDIANGRYFVEIISKEIERMERYKHSLSLAYMDIDNFKNINDNYGHNMGDIVLSSIALAMKESIRPVDLVARMGGDEFAILFPETDQSVVKSIMSRVQIKINKTISENSWPISFSIGVVTCSSTKCTADLLFEKADAVMYSIKKTGKNLVKYEML